In Saprospiraceae bacterium, the sequence CTGGAAATATTAGTTCCCTTAACAATTTCATTTATTTCTACAAATGTCTGATTTTCAAGTTTTAACGAAACTGACACTGTCATAAATCATCGAATTTTAATATACAAAGGTAATATCATTTTTATAATACTTTTATAATATCAATTACTTTCGGATTTGTCTGATTGAACATTATCAGTTTTCAAGATTGTTATATTTTTGCCAAACAATTTTAAAAATGCTTTGTAAAACCACTTTAATATGGTCGTGGATCCGCTCATTGACTACTTCCATGAGGAAAATAGAAGCCTAAACAAAAATCAAATTAAAATTTGGATGAAGATCTTTTAAATTACATTGGATCAATAAAAATTGATCCAATATTTCAGGTATTTTTAACCTAATTGAATACCAGGCATAATAATTACACCATAACAAATGACCAAACCTTCCCTTCCTAAAGGCACCCGCGACTTTCTTCCAAATGAAGTCATGAAACGAAAATACATGTTTGGTATCCTCGAGCAAGTGTTTCAACGGCATGGTTTTGTTCCAATAGAAACCCCCGCTCTTGAACTCATGCAGACACTTACTGGCAAATATGGGGAAGAAGGCGATCGACTTTTATTTAAAATACTCAACAATGGTGATTTTCTTGCAGAAGCTGATGCCAATGCCCTTGAAACCAAGGATTCCGGTGCGCTGGCCGCCAGTATTTCCAAAAGAGGATTGCGCTACGACCTGACTGTGCCATTTGCAAGGTTCGTCGTCATGAATCGAAATGAGATCACCTTTCCGTTTAAACGGTATCAGATACAGCCTGTATGGAGAGCAGACCGACCACAAAAAGGCAGGTATCAGGAGTTCTTCCAATGTGACTGCGATGTGGTCGGGTCCAAATCCCTTTTGTATGAAGCAGATCTGATCTCCATCTATTCAGAAGCTTTCAGTTTTCTCGGCATTGATGTCGCCATCAGAATCAACCACCGGGGCATCCTGGCAGGGATCGCCGAAGCTGCTGGCGTCGCAGAACAATTTACCGCAATGACTATCTGTATAGACAAACTGGACAAAATAGGCCCGGACGCTGTAAAAGAAGATATGATCAGACGAGGCATACCCTCTGGATCAGCTGAAAAAATACTACACCTCATTGGAATACAATCTTTAGACGCTTTGAGACCCGAGCTGGCCCCAACAGCTTCCGGATCCAAAGGATTAGAAGACCTTGACAAGATCTTTTCTACTTCTGCTTCTTATGACCTGGCTCAGGAGCTCGTATTCGACCCTACCCTGGCGAGAGGGTTAAGTTATTATACTGGTTTCATTGTTGAAGTGGTGGCTAAGAATGTACAAATGGGTAGCCTGGGAGGAGGGGGACGCTATGATAATCTTACTGGTTCATTTGGTATGCCGGATATACCCGGAGTTGGGATTTCATTTGGTGCAGAAAGAATCTATGATGTGATGGAATCACTCCAGTTATTCCCCGAAAGCGTAGTCAGTTTGTTAAAGGTCTTGGTGATCGGTCTGGATGATCAAGCTATAACGCTGGCTACCTCGGTCACTAATCAATTGCGATCCAATGCGATACCAAGTGATCAATACCCTGAAGTGGTCAAAATGAATAAATCAATGAAGTATGCCAATGATCTGAAAGTGCCCTTTGTCATCATTATCGGTCAGGAAGAACTGCTGACCAGATCGTATACGCTTAAAAACATGATCACAGGTAGTCAGGAAAAACTTACTCTCGATCAGATCATCGCCAAAATAAAGCAATCATAATGCTCCAACTCGAATTATACCCTACTATCCAAGCGCTTCAGTGTGCCTTAATAAATGGCCAATTTACAGTATTGGATGTGGTAAACCATTTTCTTGATCAAGCAGAAAGCACTCGGGATCTAAATCAATATATAGAGCTCTACTCAGAAGAAGCTAGAACTCAGGCCATCGCTTTAGACCAAAAAATCTCCTCCAAACAGCCTTTGGGTAGGCTGTTCGGTATGGTACTTTCTCACAAAGACATCATATCCTACAAAGACCATTCACTGTCAGCTTCCTCAAATATATTAAAAGGGTATACTGCGCTCTATAGTGCTACTGTCCTGGATCGGGTGATAAAAGAAGATGCTATCATCATCGGTCGGGTCCAATGTGATGAGTTCGCGATGGGTTCTTCAAACGAAAACTCCTGCTATGGTCCCGTAAAAAACCCCTATGATGCAGAGCGAATACCCGGTGGTTCGTCGGGTGCCAGCGCCACCAGTGTAGCCAGTGACACCTGCTGGGCCTCTATAGGCACTGATACAGGTGGTAGCGTCCGGCAACCAGCTGCATTTTGCGGTTTGGTAGGATTCAAGCCTGGTTATGGGAGGATATCGAGGCATGGTTTGATCGCTTATGCATCCTCTTTTGATCAGGCAGGTTTTCTCACCAGATCGGTATATGATGCTGCCTTATTGCTCGAGGTGACCAGTGGTATCGATGCTTATGATGCCAGCATGAGTGATCGCCCGGTAGAAAAATATGCTGAATCCTTAAATATAAGTGCTTCAGGAAAAATAGCTTATCTCGATCTAGGACATTTTCTAGATAAGATGGACGCTGAGATAGCATCTAATTATGCAGACACCATTTCCAAATGGAAATCTGAAGGGATTGATTTAGATCCTATTTCCATGGATTGGCTGGACGACATCATACCTGCGTATTATGTTCTCACTACAGCCGAAGCTTCTTCCAATCTTTCACGATATGATGGTATTCGATATGGTCATCGATCTCCCGATGCCCATACGATCGAGGAAGTGTATAAAAAGACGCGGACAGAGGGGTTTGGCATGGAGGTTAAAAGACGGATCTTGCTGGGCACTTATGTTCTAAGCTCTGGTTTTTATGATGCGTATTATCAAAAAGCGCAGCAAGTGCGCCGAATGATCAAAAATCACCTTGATAAGATTTTTGACCAATATACGGCCCTCATCCTGCCTGTATCACCGGTGTTGCCCTGGAAGATTGGCGAAAAAATAGATGACCCTGTATCGGTGTACCTCGCTGACATCTTTACCGTCATGGCCAATGTGGCTGGCATACCAGGTGTCTCTATTCCTACCGGGTACTCCAAAGGGGGCTTGCCTATAGGTACTCAAATCATGGCCAATGCCTGGGATGAGAAAAAGTTGCTGGCACTGGCACAAACACTACTATTTCCTCCACCTCAATTAAAACTAAAATCGATGAATGTAGGCAGTGTGATCTATAAAAAAGACCTCGAAACAGGGCAACTGACAGCAAATTGGAATCTTCAAGCTGGTGATAATTTGGTTGGAGGTACTGGGCATGCTACGGGTACTCCCGGGCCGGATTATGCAGGTACTTATGCAATCACTTACTACACCACAGAAACTAAAAAAATGGACACTTATGACCTAGTTATCGAAAAAAGTGGCGACTATTTCAGCCTAAAATGGTTCCAGAAAGATGATCTAAAATGTGTTGGGGTCGGCTTTCTTCAGGATGACTGCCTTATCGCAGGCTGGCAGACCATAGAAGAGTGAATCAAATCTTGAGTTGACCATACCCATGCCAGACCTTCTACATCCAATTAAGCAACAACTTCTTACAGCCCTGTCACATGGTCTTCCCGGTACCCTGGCTCATCAAAAAATGGCCGTGCCGGGTAGGGAATTATTATTGCCTGATCATAACAAAGCCAAAAAAGCAGCTGTCCTGATATTATTCTACCATCGCTTGGATCACATCTTTATCGCTTTCATCAAGCGAAAAACGCACGAAGCGGATCACCACAGTGGACAGATCAGTTTTCCTGGCGGCAAAATGGAAGCTAATGACAATTATCCCGTTGACACTGCCTTGCGTGAAGCCATGGAGGAGATCGGCACCTCGGACAAAATTGATATTCTTGGACATCTAAGTCCCCTTTATATTCCAGTATCCAATTTTTATGTTGCCCCTGTCGTGGGCTGGCATCGGGATCCCTTTCCCATCTTTAATATCCAGGAATCAGAAGTAGACGAACTTTTGGAAATAGATCTCGATCTGCTACTGAATCCTGGAGCTAAGACTCATAAAACCATCAAAGTGCTTTCTTCTGTTTTTTTAAAAGAAGTGCCTGCTTATGAGATACATGGACATATCATCTGGGGTGCAACAGCGATGATGTTAAGTGAGTTAGAGTGGGTGCTGGGGCAAAGCTGAGTTTGCTTTCGAACCACCCGGGACTTTTCCTTTAATTTTAACACAATTATTCTTAAATCAAACTCATCTTGATCCAAAAAGGACAAATGAAAAAGTGATTCCGCCTGTTTCCCAACAGCATCTATCTACACAACTATTAAGTCTTTAAAAAGAAACCCGTGACCTGAATTAGATCTTCTCAATTTTTAATTAATGCTAGTATCTTTAGTCATCAAATATCCAATGGCAAACAATACTTCCCCTCATATCTTAAATTCCTCAGCTAATTTGCTGGGTTTTTGTCTTTTTGTCATCACTTCGCTCAAAATCAGCAATCTGATAGAGAATCAAATATTGGATGAGCTCACTTCCTGTGTGGCTATATTACTGACCTGCTCCAGTATTTTTTCTTTTGTTTCTATTCGGAGTGAAAATGAAAAACGAGAAAAAAGATTAGAAAAGATAGCCGATTACCTTTTCATAATTTCGTTGTTAGGCATTTTGATCATCATTTTACTCATTACGCTCAATTTTGTGAAGTAATTTCCAACCCTGTATAGGCTTGAGACTAATTCAAATTAGAGTTACATCCATGTTCTTCAATCCATATATTTAGTAATCGCACTCACAATATCTGTTACTCCATAGTACGTGATCAATATTGAAAAAATCAGAGCCAATACAAGCCCTGTATTCAACCAAATGCCCGCTTTCAAATCAAGGATTAATTTTTTATTGTTGACAAAATATAAGATTGCAATAATCACCAGTGGTAGGGCTACTACCAGCAATACTTGTGAAAAGATCTGTACCTGAATGGGATTGCCTCCGTACAAGGGCCCAACAAGCCCGACCAGCGCAGCCACAGCAGTCAAAACTTTAAATTGCCTGGTCCCCATTTCAAATCTGCCGTGTTGATAATCTGAAAGCATCATTGGTGTGATCATCAACATTGGAAAAATGGAGGTCAGTCCGGCACTGAGGGTGCCCAATAAAAATATTGCAATGGCAAATCTACCGGCTATTGGCTCCAAAGTGCTCACCATATCCAATACTT encodes:
- a CDS encoding histidine--tRNA ligase; protein product: MTKPSLPKGTRDFLPNEVMKRKYMFGILEQVFQRHGFVPIETPALELMQTLTGKYGEEGDRLLFKILNNGDFLAEADANALETKDSGALAASISKRGLRYDLTVPFARFVVMNRNEITFPFKRYQIQPVWRADRPQKGRYQEFFQCDCDVVGSKSLLYEADLISIYSEAFSFLGIDVAIRINHRGILAGIAEAAGVAEQFTAMTICIDKLDKIGPDAVKEDMIRRGIPSGSAEKILHLIGIQSLDALRPELAPTASGSKGLEDLDKIFSTSASYDLAQELVFDPTLARGLSYYTGFIVEVVAKNVQMGSLGGGGRYDNLTGSFGMPDIPGVGISFGAERIYDVMESLQLFPESVVSLLKVLVIGLDDQAITLATSVTNQLRSNAIPSDQYPEVVKMNKSMKYANDLKVPFVIIIGQEELLTRSYTLKNMITGSQEKLTLDQIIAKIKQS
- the gatA gene encoding Asp-tRNA(Asn)/Glu-tRNA(Gln) amidotransferase subunit GatA, translating into MLQLELYPTIQALQCALINGQFTVLDVVNHFLDQAESTRDLNQYIELYSEEARTQAIALDQKISSKQPLGRLFGMVLSHKDIISYKDHSLSASSNILKGYTALYSATVLDRVIKEDAIIIGRVQCDEFAMGSSNENSCYGPVKNPYDAERIPGGSSGASATSVASDTCWASIGTDTGGSVRQPAAFCGLVGFKPGYGRISRHGLIAYASSFDQAGFLTRSVYDAALLLEVTSGIDAYDASMSDRPVEKYAESLNISASGKIAYLDLGHFLDKMDAEIASNYADTISKWKSEGIDLDPISMDWLDDIIPAYYVLTTAEASSNLSRYDGIRYGHRSPDAHTIEEVYKKTRTEGFGMEVKRRILLGTYVLSSGFYDAYYQKAQQVRRMIKNHLDKIFDQYTALILPVSPVLPWKIGEKIDDPVSVYLADIFTVMANVAGIPGVSIPTGYSKGGLPIGTQIMANAWDEKKLLALAQTLLFPPPQLKLKSMNVGSVIYKKDLETGQLTANWNLQAGDNLVGGTGHATGTPGPDYAGTYAITYYTTETKKMDTYDLVIEKSGDYFSLKWFQKDDLKCVGVGFLQDDCLIAGWQTIEE
- a CDS encoding CoA pyrophosphatase, which produces MPDLLHPIKQQLLTALSHGLPGTLAHQKMAVPGRELLLPDHNKAKKAAVLILFYHRLDHIFIAFIKRKTHEADHHSGQISFPGGKMEANDNYPVDTALREAMEEIGTSDKIDILGHLSPLYIPVSNFYVAPVVGWHRDPFPIFNIQESEVDELLEIDLDLLLNPGAKTHKTIKVLSSVFLKEVPAYEIHGHIIWGATAMMLSELEWVLGQS